CTAGCTTAAGATGATCAATTTCCAAGTCCTGTAAGATGAATAAAATCTATTGAAGTTCATAGGTTGTGGATGCAAGTGCTCTATATTCTACCTCAAAAGATGACCGTGAGATTGTATTTTGCTTCTTCGACTTCCAGCTTACTAAGGAATTGCCAGTATAAATATTGTAACCTGTGATAGATCTCCTAGCATCTCCACAACTCCCCCAATCAGAATCATAAAGCTTCGAGTTTAAGAGAAGAATTAGAAGGAAAGGACAAGGCTTGGCTAGAAGAGCTCTTACTATTAAAGGACCTTGTGTAGAGCTACAAGGCTTGGCTAGAAGAGCTCTTGCTATTAAAGGACCTTGTGTCAAATTTGTAGGGACAGAGAGAAATTGACTTAACTAATTTGTGATAAAATTTAAGTCAAAGACTTATTGTTGTTAAGTAGAGTAATTTGCCCACCAATCTTTTATGGAAAGAAACATCTACCAGAGGAGTGCCCATTTATTTTGAAAGTTTAACATTGTAATCCATTAGGGTCTTCACAAGCTTAGATGAAAGATAATTTGTTTCTTCCAAAAGCTCAAGAGCACATTTTCTTTGACAAAAAGAAATACCTTTGTTAAATCTTAGGATCAAGCCCAAGAAAAATTTAAGTGATCCTAAATccttaattttgaaataatcattgataacggttgtcgaagccgtaaaaaataaacctattatcaaccaacaaaataatttgcagatagtagcaatagggtcgaaccacagggatttgacactatgaattttcctattaatgacttggacaaataacaaaagtaaataaaagagggggtttgttttgaagagttaaagctgaataaaagaaagcagtaattaaatgagtaaatcaatgggagaaggattctagttgaagtatggatctatttcagcttgttagaattgatcattgatattttttatactcctatttatttcaataagttagtttaggacgtggaatacgcttctcacaatccaaattcctccttagttttagttcaattaggaaacgttcgctaatcaaactctagttaacaagttgccaaggaacatccttggggttttttacttttcaactgctaactgcattaagacttagagaaacccaactctaaccttgccaaccgtgtggtcaagtttagattatgcaactgattatacttgtgtttaaacaatctaagcaattacggacctaaatcattcaaacaatttattactcatgcaattaaaagcaacaggccttaattgattctaaaagcaaagcaataattatagaaagatcgagttgcataaatattgaaagtaaataagagtttaataatggagttttaaatctcccaattcatcacaaatatgaaatttcccaacttcaactagaaaagaatggatttagccactcatggtgaacaaaatcacaaaaaggaagaagaagaaaagtagaAGAGGAGAGGCTACCGAAATTCTGCAGTTGCCGATGAGTTTCTGCTAAAAATTTGATGGTCCTCCTGCTGGTTTAGGGCTATATCCTTTTATAGGTAAAGGGTCCTAGTCCAATTAggatttggaatcctaatttgacttggtcttttatagtcttttattccttctttgcttttgtatttaattatgaatGAATTCTTCTTCTTGAGAAAGTCTTTCTTGGGAGTGACCTTGGAGATGTcctaggattgatcttgaagtgtttgaagtaggataggacttcaatgcttttgaaatttgaaatttgcctCTTTCCCGCGCTGCTGTCTGCCTCTACTTCAGTTTGATTTGgacagttgatttgcccaaattacttgccccaatcgctcgCGCAAGTCAGTCCCAGTTTCCTGCTTCAGCTCCCtgtgagtgatttgggcagtgctTTGGCCAAAttactttgacccaatcacttttccagctttttctgcacttttttctccaactttccattttcttccttttctataaaaacatgactaaattcataaattaaactagaaaatgtgtaattaagcagtaataaagataataaaaatgtggctaaattatgtttgatcaaatacccctcacacctagctttttgcttgtcctcaagcaacaaataacttagccaatcaagctcctttttctttttagcctaagtaccacttaatcaaccCCTCCTAGACTCCCAAATTGAAGTATTACAatgtagagtacatgcactaaggttgtcCTCTCTTTTCTTATTTCCTTTTACCCACCATGGCTAAGagaaagttttttatttgatcatgcTTTATTCTTTCATTTTAGGCTTAATACAACCCCTTAGAGTGACTTGCCCCcctttttattcagcagcactttttattcttgcctgaaaaagtcaccaacctttttatgAAAAGGTGTATATTGGTGGTatcacccccggttactcagttggtcacttgttcaagtggctactagctctgttcatagtctttgaccatcGAAACAGGTTAtgttttgtgctttttgattttgctgagtttttttttttcttttcataacagtttgggcaaatcagctcatagagagttacactaactttttattgcaTGTATATATTTTTCCTTTGACCATAGCAAGTGTAAAGATTCAATTTGAGAGAAAAACTTCCTAAGAGAAGGTAACACactgtaattgattcaatttaggcttaaagggttggaaaatttaatggggtcatgagataggaggcTCTTTTAACTTTGTCATCTATACTGAGTAGAGCAAAGGCTAAAATAAAATCTTGTGTGCATGAAATCTATTGGTGTGTGCAAAAGTGAATATGAGTGCAAAAATGtgtgtgaaaaaattttggtgtgtgtaaaagggtaaaaaaaatgcaaaaagaagcaaaaagaaagcaaaagatgaaaaaaagaaaacaaaagatGGTGCAAACAGTGCAAAAATATTCCcccaatacccccacacctagcctagGCATTGCCCTCAATGCAAAACatataaaggaaaaataagagAGAGAGGGACTCCCTGGGgtagtgatttggccaaatcagtgGCCAAATCAAGTGTGGTGGTGGTCTATAGGTATGAAGTGTTGAACCAGCAACTAcagcatgctttccatgtgtATGATTCGGCCTCCATTCTGTCAAGGCGAGATTCTGCAGATTGATCAGCTGTTGGAGGTTCTGCTGATTTggacagtgatttgggcaaatcacttggccaaatcacctcTACTGTAGTTAAGTTCTGCTGATTTTCCCATCAATTTGCACAAATCGCCTCtgctgggttgcctcccagtagcgccctagtTTAAAGTCGTGGGCTGGACTTTTctgacttgatcaaggctcaagtaatggGGGGAGGGAAAAGGATTCCAACAGAATTAAGTAAGAAGTGCAACACACCTTTTATTTTGGTTataacccatcttatttctttcatgtactcatgaagtaacatgattaatttctcctctttcaagtgaggtgtgcctctagcccctatgtttgaatttttgatgtgattgggcagcactttgaactccaattcatatttctccataaaaGATGGCTGCAATCTGGTACTGATCTTGGGCAAATCGAATTATGGTTGCactgatgatttgggcaaatcaaaatCTGTCTGCATTGTTGATTTGATTTCTGTCTGTTCaagtgatctgggcaaatcaaaTTCTGTCTgtacaagtgatttgggcaaatcgcctcTAGACCAGTCTGTGCAGCATGTTGTCTCTTCTGTTTttgtttctttcaaatttttcCTATTCTCCTCATCCTCTTGGCTGGTgtcccttggtatttgtttgacagcATCTAGGAGAGGTATATTGATCTCCACTTTGCGAAAGGTtgcaagtatttctttctcttctttttctttttgtgatcttgcaaatctctttgggaagggaggaggtaccttgaactTTTCTACTGGTTGTTGTACTATTTTTTGCCTCTGACtagattctgcctggtctgttcatttgggcaaatcgatttTTGCCctttctggtgatttgggcaaatcgatttTGCCTGGCTGTCCTGTCTGTCCACTGATTGGATctgcgatttgggcaaatcgatgcCCCTGATCACTTTTCGGCAGTTTCTCCTCAGCAACCTGTTTCTGTATTTGGGCAGATCGCAGCTCACCCTTGCTGTCTTGAAGCTTTTTCCCACTCCTTAGTgtaatggcactaacattttgccttggattgatttcagtttgggagggtagctttccttgtgattcaagcttactcattgaagtggccatttgctGCTCAAGGTTTTGCACCGAATTTGCTAAGGATTTCACGATCTCTTCAAGGGGTGTATTGGACTTTTGAGGTGCAACTTGGACTTGATTTCTTtactggtagcttggatattgattggtccttgcataactgaaatttgggtgattcctccaacctggattgtaggtgttagaatagggatcataccttcattgcccattaaatcctccaaatgcattgacttgctggtcctcttcttgaagggaaggacatagatcagttgggtggttaaTATTTGCACATATTCCATATGGCTTGGACTGCTGAATCTGTtggacttgttgggcttgacccacaacaaggctacggacagcattggtgagatcagaaatttgggatgccaaagtggatgtactcacctcattcacccttCTTGGTGGCTGTTTTTGATCTCCAAACTGCTGTGAAGCTGCTGCCATAGTAGAAATTAAGTTCCTCATTTCTTGAGGTGTTTTGTCTTgaattgatcctccacatgctgcaTCGATAAACTTCCTCTCCGCGGGtagtaaacctccataaaaGTATTCGATGAGTGACTTATCagagatgtcatgttgagggcagcttgtgcacaattgattgaatctttcccaatattcatatagCTCTTCATAATCCTTTTACTTAATGCAAATGATCTCTCTTCTGATGCCAAtagcttttgaggttgggaagtatttgctcAAGAAGGCTCTCACCATCTCAGCCCATGAAGTGATGGATCCAGGTGGTAAATagaataaccaatctttggcaaaatcatcaagagaaaagggaaaagctcttaatttaacatgctcttcgGAAATACCTTGAGGCCTCATTATTGAAcacacaatgtgaaattctttaagGTGCTTGTATGGATCTTCATTTTTCAGACCTCTAAATTTTGGAAGGAGATGAATTAATCCGgtttttgagctcaaaaggggctGCCAAAGGTGGGTAAGTAATGCACCATAGTGTTTGATCATCCAAGGGTGTTGCTAGTTCACGAAGAGTTCTTTTTTGTGCCATTGGAGCTCTTGCCTCAATGTTTTTAACTTCAAATTCAGAAAGGACAGCAGTCGGTTCAAGAGCAGTAGCTGCTGCATTTTTTGCCTCTTCAGGTGCTGTTGTGGCTGTCTTTATAGCAGCTCGTTCAGCTACTGTTTTAAGGGCTCGTTCTGGAATTTTTTTAGCAAAAATTTATGGTTTTTGGGTTGGTTCTGGTGCAGTTTTAAGGGCTGGTTTTGAGTGCAGTAGCTTGTGCAGCAACAGATTCAACAAGTGCAGCATGTACAGCAATTTCAGCAATTGATTTAGCAACTTATTCAGCAGGTACAGCAGCGGTTTGTGTAGCAGATACAACAATGATTTTGTGCAGCAAATATAGTAGCAGGTTCAGCAAATTCTGCAGCAGGTGCAGCAGATTGTATGGCAGATACTAGGTTTGTTGctgttgctgatgaagatggtttggaggcttggttcctcaagtttgcttgcttctTTAAGGTCTTGGTAGTGCATTCAATTTCTGAATCGTAAAGAAgttacgatcagccctggtcataaaaggaaaatatgttagttaaatcaaattcccggcaacggcgccaatttttgatagcggttgtcgaagccgtaaaaaataaacctattatcaaccaacaaaataatttgcagatagtggcaatagggtcgaaccacaggaatTTGACActatgatttttcctattaatgacttggacaaataacaaaagtaaataaaagagggggtttgttttgaagagttaaagctgaataaaagaaagcagtaattaaatgagtaaatcaatgggagaatgattctagttgaagtatggatctatttcagcttgttagaattgatcattgatctttttgatactcctatttattttaataagttagtttaggacatggaagacgcttctcacaatccaaattcctccttagttttagttcgattaggaaacgttcgctaatcaaactctagttaacaagttgctaaggaacgtccttggggtttttacttttcaactgctaactgcattaagacttagagaaacccaactctaaccttgccaaccgcgtgatCAAGTTTAGatttgcttttgtatttaattatgaatgaattcttcttcttgagaaagtctttcttgggagtgactcttggagatattctaggattgatcttgaagtATTTGAAGTAGAATAGGACTTCaatgcttttgaaatttgaaatttgcctCTTTCCCGCGCTGCTGTCTGCCTCtgcttcagtttgatttgggcagttgatttgcccaaattactTGCCCCAATTGCTCGTGCAAGTCAGTCCCAATTTTCTGCTTCAGCTCTCtgtgagtgatttgggcagtgatttggccaaatcactttgacccaatcacttttccagctttttctgcattttttctccaactttccattttcttccttttctataaaaacatgacaaaaatcataaattaagctagaaaatgtgtaattaagcagtaataaagataataaaaatgtggctaaattatgtttgatcaatcaTCTAAATGTTTCTTGAGGAAATTAATTTCTGTGAGATTATTTCCAGCAAGAATAAGATCATCAACATAAACTAATATTATTGTGAATGATTAATAAATGGAGTTAACAAACATAGAATGATCAGACTTGGATCGAGAGTAACCAGaagaaattaaatcatgagagaGTTTAACAAACCATTGTCTGTTGGTTTGCTTTAGACCATGCAGAGACTTTTATAACTTGCAAACTTGATTGAGTTTAGGAGCATCAAAACTAGGAGGTAACACCATGTAGACTTTTAGCACAAAAGTTGTACTAGCACTTGGTTTAGCACAAAAGTCGTTTCCTTTAATCCTCATTGGTTTAGCACAAAAGTAGTACGAGTACTTGTCTACTAACTCCATTTATGACTTTAAAGAGTTCgctaatattttcaaatatcaGTTCGTTATATGTATTTCTCctaaaaaattatctttataCTTGCAAAAGCTATGACAAGGAGATGTTGAAACATTGAGAATTTATATGGACAGATTCAATATTAAGACCATATAAATTGATAATTTGAACTATGAAATTGCATGTGAAACATTAAAAGGGGTTGTCGAAACACTAGGTTTATTGAgtctttaattaaaaatccaGTAAGAGATTTTCATCAGTTGATAGAGAAGACTTAGAAATATATTCATCGAGATGATGAAAAAGCAAGCATTGAaaatagaaaaggaagaaagacAGTTTCTTTCAGAGGGTCGGAGAGGAAGGCACTTTAGAGAAAGGACATGATAAAATTCCAATATTATGGATGAAAGTAAATCTTTGATGTACATTCTACAAGTAAAAACAATATCAATAAAGTATGAAATTTTCAGACAAATTCCAAACTACAAACACTTAGGCGACTTCTCGACTACTTTAGGTACCTTGGCACCTACTCATGCTACTTTTCGTCCATCTTAGATGCCTTTGTATCCACTCAAGTGATTTTTCGCCCATCCTAGGTATTTTAGTACCCATTTAGGTGATTTTTCGTCCACTTTAGGTGTCTTAGCATCTATTTAGATGACATTTTGTGCGCCTTAGCACCCACTTAGATAACTTCTTACCCACTTTAGGTGCCTTAGCGCCCACTCAGGTAACTTTTCGCACACCTTAGGTACCTTAGCACCTATTTAGGTGACTTTTTGCCTGTTCTAGATTCCTTCTACTCAGACGACTTTTTGTCCACTTTAAGTGCTTTAACACCCATTTAGACGACTTTTTGTTCACTTTAGGTGCCTTAATACCCATTCAGATAATATTTTGTTCACCTTAAGTGCCTTAGTGCCCACTCAAGTGATATTTTGCTCAATTAAGGCACCTTAGCGCCTAGGTGACATTTTGCACAAATTCAATTTCACCCTAAATAATTTCCTATGCTGAAATTTACTTTTTGGCCAATAATTTCTTTTCTCAAAACTCACTTTTCGGCCAATTAAATTTCTATGTTGAAATTCATTTTTCAGTATTTAATcccttatatttattttttattagaaattaaatgttAGTATTATATGAAAGTCAAAAGATTGAACTTCCATTTAAAGAAATCTTAACGATTAAGTGTATAATTttgaggggaaaaaaaaagatcAAGTATATAATAATTGAAATGTATAAATGgcacaaaaattaaaagagtatCCAAATGTGATTTCTATTAGAAGTTCAGAGTttaatgtaatttatattttatttttatttaaaagaccAATATACCTATAATATTTTGCAAAATTTAAGGACCCAATGCCCTTTGTCCACTCAATAATATTAACAATTTTAACAGTAATTAGTTATTTTAGTATTCGGCAGCCATTCTGATAATAGTTAgctaaaaagttaaaaagaaataaCTCTTCATAATTGGCttctttaacttttaaaaataccAGTATTTTAACTAGCTCAAACACTAAATGTTACCTTAAAATTATTGCCAAATAGGATCaaataataagttttttttaaatcatagcaattaaatagtaaaatagttaataattaaaattaaatggaaaactaattaataattaataaattttttaaaaattttaaaaatattttaatatattttttagaaatgaaagatcaagtaatcagtttatctatattattcttttatttgacatgaatgattttataataaaaaaaatttaaataaattcttacaaaatcattcataattttatttttatatataattaaaaaaaattttaatcaaaaaattttaaattcttttatttcaaataaaaatttaaaaaaatttaaattaaatttttataaaattttttattccaagCAGAtgctataagaattaaataataaattttttaatttttttaatattcaacaTATGATTGGTTTGTGACTTTTCAGTGAATTAATTTGAAGAGGATGCATTGAATCTTGAAAGTTGATCTATTCTATTTTCCATTTGGATTGTACTATTATCTCCTAAAAATGGAATTTTCTTGAAATGTTATGTCTGAATTTAATTGAGTAAATTAGCTATCGGGAATTTCTTtctgaataatattttttttataatatttcacTGAACTTTATCGTACTGAACTTTATCAAAGTAAACTCCATTTCTTTGAACTTTATTATTCTGCATGTGTTTTGTAAAGCTAAATTCATTGAATCTTCCATAGATTAAGAGTATTAAAGGTATAGGGTATATTATAGGTATAGATTCTATGAATATATAGATTTTTTTGAGCTAATTTTGCTAACATCTTAATTTGTATAGATACGAGAattgttaaatttaaatcagatctaattcattttaaaaattagcttGATGTGGGATTTAACGCATTCCCTCCCACCTTCTAATTCATCCAAAAATTAACTTAAAGAAAATTCACCCAAAAATTAACTTAAAGAAAAGAGTATTTGAAATTCTTATAAGAGACACATCATTCCGATGTAAGACATATTAAATTTGGGTAAATTTAGTTCACATTAAAAGTTAGctcaagaaaaaaatatttaaaatttttataaaaatcacatTACTTCATGTTTTAAAATCAACGGGAAATTTAACAGAAAATAGTGAATtggttgaattattttattttatgaaaaatttaccatttaatttttaacttttattattaaaaagttaatttctgtatttttttaaatacctactaaaatatttttattttttattctgatcaataaaataatttttcgttcaattctatttctttttacagttaaaaatatatcaaaaaccaaaaaaacctTTATCCGCTTCACAGGAGAGAACCACCGCGTACGTGAATTTTCCACACATGGCTTGTCTAGATTTAAGTAGAGCAGTCTCCCAGTGTTTAGAGGTAGGATAGGCGAGCAGAGCACGTGATTTGGAATCTGTGTGGTAAAAGAAGAGATCAGATCTCAGACATAGCTAGctataaagaaagaaataaaaatataaatataaattctttGCAGGCTTTTCGTTCTGACTTCGGCCATGTGATGGAAGTTATCTAGTGGGGAAACTTGTCCTACTTTTTgctcttgtttttctttttccaacACGCAATTGCATGTGGCTGTTTCGATAATGCTTTCAGCTCCCCACAGCCACAGGCCAATGTTTTTAACTTTTCATTTCAACtctgtctatatatatatatctcattATCCTAAAACACAGAAACAGAATTCAAATCATGGAGAAGCACCAGTTTCTCAAGTTGCTTGCCTTCACATCTCTAGCATTATCCTCTCTTCATTACGGTACTCAATTCACATCTCTCTATTCATTTTGAGTTCAAACCCTTAAATCTTTGTTCAATGTTGCAGGGCTGGGTGCAAAGTGTGGAAGCAATGGTCCAACGATTCAGCAGACTCAAGTGGGCTATGGCAATCCTCCAAAATATATAGTGGAAGTTTACAACAGATGCCCTATGTGCCCAGTTATCAACATTCACTTGAAATGTGGAAGTTTTCCTCAAGCTCTTGTTAGTCCAAGGCTTCTTAAAGTAGTAGCTTTTGATGACTGTGTTGTAAATGGAGGGTTGCCTTTGGCTCCTCTTCAGAAATTTTCCTTCAGTTACTCTCATTCCAAGTATTTGATGCCTCTAGCTACATGGTCCTTCCAGTGCGAGTGAAATTAATTGACAGTAATTCTCTTCATGGTTTTTCATTCACACTTTATCGAGATGGACATTGATCATAATTAAGGAGTCGTTTACATGTTAGATTCTTCCCTATGTAAAAGGAAGTTGTCGTTCTTATGACTATTGAAAATAAACACAATTATTGTGTAGGAGGTTATCCTGATTGACATGTCTGGCACAAGAATTCTGCATGAAAGATTACTACAGAATATGAGAAGACTCATATGTCGGTTGTTCAAGTGATGCTCATGCTTTAAACACTAAATTATggggaaaaaaaaatagttatctAATTCATCAATGAATTCAAAACTgaatctcatttaatttttatataaagtttTTCCACATATGCATAATTtctgtataatttttatatacagGTTTCAGCTGAGTGAGTTACAGCTATTGTATTCTAGAATAAATAGTAACTATTCTTCTGCTGGAACGATTGAAAAACAAGCTTCAAATCCATATTGCTCATTATTCTCTACCTATTGGTGCTGCTAATCGTGCATAGAAGCACCAAGGACGTGCATGTAGTCATCGGTGATGAATAGAGATTAGTAGAAAGATAAGAATGGAGATCTCACTTTGAATCCTCTCTCTTTTTCTATCTCTCTCTCGGAAGAATGTAGATTCATCACATAGGGTTAGTCAATAATGGCTCTGAAAAAATGACATTGTTTTGGGCATGGCAGAGTCAGGAGCTTCTCTTTGATAAGGCACTAGCTTAGCGCGACATTAATAATTtaccaaaattttagtattttctggtcgccggtacggcaccttcatccccttcaaaatatttttcggtcgccggtacggcacgtgcccctGATTTTGAGCAGGGACCTTAAGAGATATAATGACTTGAAGGATAAAATCCTATTGACCAACCTTGCAACATAGGTTTTTACCTTGACCATCAAAATAGGGTTTGTGGTTTTTAAGGGGAAAATCAAATTGGTCAAAAGCTATTGTCAATTTATGCTTCACATAAGAAGATCTAACCAcatgaacaaaaaaaaaaaaaaaaaaaaaaactacagctacaaattaaaattacaacTCAACCATCGTTAAGCCAATAATTTGAATTCTCAACTTGCGAAATAAAATCACAATATAAAAACAATTAGCTGAAGGCATTGCTCCAACGACCGATGTTTTTTCTTTGTGAAAacttataactaaaattaaattaaatcgctaaaataattaaattaaatcgatttgatttaattaaaattgattaatactcgtatttattttgatgattgAGAAACTTGTGtctcataatataaaaataatagtttaagtgtttaaataaaatagattaaatatattttttattttttatttttatacaaaaaatCAGTTAATACTCtgactttttaattattatctttttacaCCTAACTCttataaaagtataaatatttaatccaTACATATGAACATGTTCTATGTACTTGAAATTTTTAAAGgctaaatagttttttttttttagggtttaataattatatttttaaaagctaaatagttattttttttaggatttaataattatattttataaagttaaaagttaaataattacaCTTTTATAAAGTTTGAATGTCAAAACCTaacaaagaaaattttatagtGTGAATTGACATTTTGTATAAAGATTAAGGGGTGATTTATGTATTTGGCTAATAAAGTGACAGGTGAGAAACTCATCAAACTTTTTTGGCAAAAATATATGTTCAGCTAACCATTGTTAGTCATGCTTCAAAGTTTCCAACACTACAAAAATCTGTGGAATTGCAAACGGATTTTAATCCGAATTATGCTaaccaattttaaaatttatgataatttttaatataaaaaattatataaaaattcatcaaaatatttaaaattagttaataattcattaatattattaataaatttcaaaatttattaataatttataaatttataaaataattaatatttaaatttacataCGACTTAAAatctattagtaaatttattgatatttcaaataaaataatattaaaattaactgAATTTTAAATCTGCCGGtaattttattcatatattatcaatgaatttaaaaatttattattaaataaataaataatattaaaatttaccgATAAACAAAAACCGTTCATAATATTCTCACGTTTGTCTCGCATTATCCACTTACCAATATATTTactaacaaattttaaatttattagtaattttttgagtgaaatttttttataaatttaataataaatcgtGAATTCGTtagtttattatatttataaaaataataaaattgatagAGTGTATATTCTCTTAGGCATATTCTTTCCTGCAAGATTGGAGTTGATCAAACTGTCTTTTTATGCATGTAAATGTCAAGAATCAAGTTATGTGTTTtgccaataaaataaaaagcaaGAAACTCATCAAACTTTTATCGTGAGTCATGCATCAAGTTTCCGTAGAATT
The Manihot esculenta cultivar AM560-2 chromosome 1, M.esculenta_v8, whole genome shotgun sequence genome window above contains:
- the LOC122721774 gene encoding uncharacterized protein At1g05835, producing the protein MEKHQFLKLLAFTSLALSSLHYGLGAKCGSNGPTIQQTQVGYGNPPKYIVEVYNRCPMCPVINIHLKCGSFPQALVSPRLLKVVAFDDCVVNGGLPLAPLQKFSFSYSHSKYLMPLATWSFQCE